A single window of Granulibacter bethesdensis DNA harbors:
- the ybgC gene encoding tol-pal system-associated acyl-CoA thioesterase, with protein MIMEGRHHYPVRIYYEDTDAGGIVYHANYLRFAERARTEMLRDCGVPHAELTDDHGLMFVVRRVRIDYRRPALLDDLLTVVTRVESMGAASAELEQRVEGPEGELRALLRIGLACVKIDDQKPARVPDRWKEALDELSRSGTSPVPTLGER; from the coding sequence ATGATCATGGAAGGCCGCCATCACTATCCTGTCCGCATCTATTATGAGGACACGGATGCCGGTGGCATCGTCTATCACGCCAATTATCTCCGCTTTGCGGAACGGGCGCGGACCGAAATGCTGCGGGATTGCGGCGTGCCCCATGCGGAATTGACGGACGATCACGGCCTGATGTTTGTGGTGCGCCGTGTGAGGATCGATTATCGCAGACCTGCGCTTCTCGACGATCTTCTGACGGTGGTAACGCGCGTCGAATCGATGGGTGCGGCGTCGGCCGAGCTGGAGCAAAGGGTGGAAGGGCCAGAAGGTGAACTGCGGGCTTTGCTGCGTATCGGGTTGGCCTGCGTAAAAATTGATGACCAGAAACCGGCTCGCGTGCCGGATCGCTGGAAAGAGGCATTGGATGAATTGTCGAGATCGGGTACCAGCCCGGTTCCGACCTTGGGAGAGCGATAG
- the tolQ gene encoding protein TolQ gives MDRAVEATNLAGNAAAGGDLSLLGLFLQADAIVKIVMLLLLFASIWVWAVAIDKYVSLRRANRAADAFEDRFWSGGSLDELYETEGAKPTHPIAAVFGAAMGEWRRTARVAGTDLSRSGVRERTDRAMGVTIGREMDRLERWMVFLASVGSTAPFIGLFGTVWGIMNSFSSIAAMHNTNLSVVAPGIAEALFATAMGLVAAIPAVLIYNKLSTDMARFAARLEAFAAEFGAILSRQSEERP, from the coding sequence GTGGACCGCGCTGTGGAAGCGACCAATCTGGCAGGTAACGCCGCCGCTGGCGGCGACCTGTCCCTGCTCGGCTTGTTCCTGCAAGCTGATGCCATTGTGAAGATCGTGATGCTGCTGCTTTTGTTTGCCAGCATCTGGGTCTGGGCCGTGGCAATCGACAAATATGTCAGCCTGCGTCGGGCCAATCGGGCCGCCGATGCGTTCGAGGATCGTTTCTGGTCTGGTGGCAGCCTGGACGAGCTTTATGAAACCGAAGGCGCCAAGCCGACCCATCCGATTGCCGCCGTGTTTGGTGCCGCCATGGGTGAATGGCGACGGACGGCACGGGTTGCCGGGACCGATCTCAGCCGCTCCGGTGTGCGGGAGCGCACCGATCGTGCCATGGGTGTGACCATCGGGCGGGAAATGGACCGGCTGGAACGCTGGATGGTGTTTCTGGCTTCCGTCGGCTCTACAGCGCCATTTATCGGTCTGTTCGGGACGGTGTGGGGCATCATGAACTCCTTCTCCTCTATCGCCGCCATGCACAATACCAATCTTTCCGTGGTGGCGCCGGGCATTGCCGAAGCGCTGTTTGCAACCGCAATGGGGCTGGTTGCCGCTATTCCTGCTGTGCTGATCTACAACAAGCTGAGCACCGACATGGCGCGTTTCGCAGCGAGGCTGGAAGCGTTTGCGGCGGAATTCGGCGCGATCCTCTCCCGTCAATCCGAAGAGCGCCCGTGA
- the tolR gene encoding protein TolR, producing the protein MAMSVGGGNGRGKGRYRPMAEINVTPLVDVMLVLLIVFMVTAPMLTSGVNVDLPKTNAAPVNQDNTPLTVSIKPDGSVYFQNDQVQLPELVAKLQAVAQDNKDRRIFVRGDKDVNYGTVMQVMGTITQGGFTKVALLAEQPGPAVAGSDAKTAPAASAKTGKR; encoded by the coding sequence ATGGCGATGTCAGTAGGCGGCGGTAACGGACGCGGAAAAGGGCGTTACCGCCCCATGGCCGAAATCAACGTGACGCCGCTGGTTGACGTCATGCTGGTCCTGCTGATCGTGTTCATGGTGACAGCACCGATGCTGACTTCCGGCGTCAATGTCGATCTGCCCAAGACCAATGCCGCACCGGTCAATCAGGACAACACTCCGCTGACCGTGTCGATCAAGCCGGATGGCAGCGTCTATTTCCAGAACGATCAGGTGCAGCTTCCCGAACTGGTCGCCAAGCTGCAGGCCGTGGCGCAGGACAACAAGGATCGCCGCATTTTCGTGCGTGGCGACAAGGATGTGAATTACGGAACGGTGATGCAGGTGATGGGCACCATCACGCAGGGTGGTTTCACCAAGGTGGCGCTGCTGGCTGAACAGCCTGGCCCGGCAGTGGCTGGTTCAGACGCAAAAACTGCACCTGCTGCCTCTGCCAAAACCGGCAAGCGCTGA
- the tolB gene encoding Tol-Pal system beta propeller repeat protein TolB produces the protein MTHENRIPDRIAEQLMGLRRRDMLGFSAAALAAPLGFAGPAMAQQAAGQSAVIDVDRARTAPIPIAIPSFGGGSQLAQDMASVIAADLERSGLFRIVAPGAYPQQSGDVPNFQSWGAIGAQALVTGNVSGSGGSVHVEFRLWDVLPQQQIQGTAYTTTSGNWRRISHIIADVIYERMLGEKGYFDTRIVYVSNTGPRTNRTKRLAVMDQDSANNRYLTDGSWMVLTPRFHPTRDEIVFMSYANNRPRVYTFNLATGGQRMLGEWPGMTFAPRFSPDGSSVVMSMTRGGGSDIYVVGLGGGGHRQLTNSGSIDTSPCFSPDGSQIVFNSDRGGDQQLYVMGADGSGVRRISFGSGRYATPVWSPRGDLIAFTRLGSSAWNIGVMKPDGSGERILAQGYDVEGPTFCPNGRVLMFWSASGGRQKLVSVDITGFNERPVPTPTDASDPAWSPLAG, from the coding sequence ATGACGCATGAAAACCGTATCCCGGACCGGATAGCCGAGCAGCTGATGGGGCTGCGGCGGCGTGATATGCTGGGCTTTTCCGCTGCGGCGCTTGCCGCACCGCTGGGTTTTGCAGGGCCTGCTATGGCCCAGCAGGCAGCGGGCCAGTCTGCCGTCATCGATGTGGATCGCGCCCGGACTGCTCCGATCCCGATCGCCATTCCGTCTTTTGGCGGCGGTTCCCAGCTTGCGCAGGATATGGCCAGTGTCATCGCTGCCGATCTGGAACGCAGCGGACTGTTCCGCATCGTGGCACCAGGTGCCTATCCTCAGCAAAGCGGGGATGTGCCTAATTTCCAGAGCTGGGGAGCCATCGGCGCGCAGGCGCTGGTGACAGGTAATGTTTCCGGCAGTGGCGGCAGCGTACACGTTGAATTCCGTCTGTGGGACGTACTTCCGCAGCAGCAGATTCAAGGCACAGCTTACACCACGACTTCCGGTAACTGGCGCAGGATCAGCCATATCATCGCTGATGTGATTTATGAGCGGATGCTGGGCGAAAAAGGGTATTTCGATACCCGAATCGTCTATGTTTCCAATACCGGACCACGCACAAACCGGACCAAGCGGCTGGCGGTCATGGATCAGGACAGTGCCAATAACCGCTATCTGACCGATGGCAGCTGGATGGTTCTGACTCCGCGTTTTCATCCCACGCGGGATGAGATCGTGTTCATGAGTTATGCCAATAACCGCCCGCGCGTTTACACGTTCAACCTTGCCACTGGCGGCCAGCGGATGCTGGGCGAGTGGCCGGGCATGACCTTTGCGCCGCGTTTCTCGCCGGATGGTTCCAGTGTCGTGATGTCGATGACACGGGGGGGCGGATCGGATATTTATGTTGTGGGCCTTGGTGGCGGTGGTCATCGCCAGCTCACCAATTCCGGCTCGATTGATACCAGCCCGTGTTTCAGCCCGGATGGCAGCCAAATCGTGTTCAACTCCGATCGTGGGGGCGATCAGCAACTTTATGTCATGGGGGCGGACGGATCCGGCGTGCGGCGCATCAGCTTTGGCAGCGGGCGTTATGCGACACCGGTCTGGTCTCCGCGCGGTGATCTGATCGCGTTTACACGGCTTGGCTCTTCGGCCTGGAACATCGGTGTCATGAAACCCGATGGCTCAGGTGAACGTATTCTTGCGCAGGGATACGATGTCGAAGGGCCTACTTTCTGCCCCAATGGCCGTGTGCTGATGTTCTGGTCTGCTTCCGGCGGTCGGCAGAAGCTCGTTTCTGTCGATATTACTGGCTTTAATGAGCGTCCTGTTCCAACACCGACTGATGCCAGCGATCCTGCCTGGTCGCCTTTGGCTGGATAA
- the pal gene encoding peptidoglycan-associated lipoprotein Pal: MNYKLFGAMAVVALLAACSGSDQSANQGGAGASTTATGVVPGSQEDLVQNVGDRVFYAFNQSSLSTDAQGTLDRQSAWLQKYPQVSVQVAGNCDDRGTEEYNLALGQRRANAARDFLVAKGVASSRITTISYGKDRPTAVGDDEQAWAQNRNAITSVR; encoded by the coding sequence ATGAACTACAAGCTTTTCGGCGCGATGGCCGTTGTCGCCCTTCTGGCGGCGTGCTCCGGTAGCGATCAGTCTGCCAATCAGGGGGGGGCCGGTGCTTCCACCACTGCGACCGGTGTTGTTCCTGGCAGCCAGGAAGATTTGGTCCAGAACGTTGGTGACCGCGTATTCTATGCGTTCAATCAGTCTTCCCTGAGCACCGATGCCCAGGGGACTCTGGATCGCCAGTCTGCCTGGCTGCAGAAATACCCGCAGGTGAGCGTGCAGGTTGCCGGTAACTGCGATGATCGCGGCACTGAAGAATACAACCTTGCCCTTGGTCAGCGTCGTGCCAATGCCGCCCGTGACTTCCTGGTGGCTAAAGGGGTTGCCTCTTCCCGCATCACCACCATAAGCTACGGCAAGGATCGTCCGACTGCTGTTGGCGATGACGAGCAGGCATGGGCGCAGAACCGTAACGCCATCACCTCGGTTCGCTGA
- a CDS encoding tetratricopeptide repeat protein — protein MKRMARPLLAAILVAGPAFLAAPDIASAQIESREGIALQNQILELRQQLQELGSQGRGNIVTTAPVQSQGNVNGDLLAQLLQRVQTLEEQVRTVQGRIDDLDNRMKTQSDNLAKEMDDLKYQLGGANGNNAPLAAPRASGAQSAEGRTATTPPPQTTVPAPTPQLSLQAGYSALARRDYAAAEAAAQQILSNPRHPHAYDAQYLLAQALAGRRDWQQAALTYDTVYKRNKTGSHAAESLLGLANALGAINEKPAACATIVKLQREFPSAAAGTNVKAARLRYGCS, from the coding sequence ATGAAGCGCATGGCTAGGCCGTTGCTGGCTGCGATCCTCGTGGCGGGGCCAGCTTTTCTGGCCGCCCCTGATATTGCGTCTGCACAGATAGAGAGCCGCGAAGGCATTGCCCTGCAAAACCAGATTCTGGAGCTTCGACAGCAATTGCAGGAGCTGGGCAGTCAGGGCCGGGGCAATATTGTTACGACTGCTCCTGTTCAGTCGCAGGGCAATGTGAACGGCGATTTGCTGGCTCAACTTCTCCAGCGGGTGCAGACTCTGGAAGAACAGGTTCGCACGGTGCAGGGTCGTATCGACGATCTCGATAACCGTATGAAAACGCAGTCCGATAATCTGGCCAAGGAGATGGACGATCTGAAATATCAGCTGGGGGGGGCGAATGGTAACAATGCCCCTTTAGCCGCACCCCGCGCTAGCGGGGCGCAGAGTGCTGAAGGCAGGACGGCAACCACTCCGCCGCCACAGACGACGGTTCCGGCACCGACGCCCCAGCTTTCGCTGCAGGCAGGATATTCCGCCCTGGCACGTCGTGACTATGCGGCTGCTGAAGCAGCCGCGCAGCAGATTCTGAGTAATCCCCGGCATCCTCATGCGTATGATGCTCAGTATTTGTTGGCTCAGGCTTTGGCCGGACGACGGGATTGGCAACAGGCTGCCCTGACCTATGATACGGTCTATAAGCGCAACAAGACCGGATCTCATGCGGCGGAATCCCTGCTTGGGCTGGCCAATGCTCTGGGGGCTATCAATGAGAAACCAGCCGCTTGCGCGACGATTGTCAAACTTCAGAGAGAGTTTCCCTCTGCTGCAGCCGGTACCAATGTGAAGGCGGCCAGGCTCCGCTATGGCTGCTCCTGA
- the tilS gene encoding tRNA lysidine(34) synthetase TilS: protein MAAPEEQQSALERGSRDHDRVTTFFAEAMARIVPPVSQRVAVAVSGGSDSLALALLVARWQRSHGGSVLALVVDHGLRPESAFEAQLTLERLKTQKIEARLLRLTALRRGSAIASRARAARYDALMAACRNEGILDLLLGHHRQDQAETIWIRQQAGSAIMGLAGMAQIREASDIRLLRPLLAFDKTTLRNVVRDHGLDWVEDPSNDSPAAGRTQAREVVERDGLQQEQLLEMAHRAAMARRVQEQSIAQELASTVSFLPEGYALVSGNTLSFPSLAAVLGAVSGENYRPRHARLMPFQNGLRPMTLEGIRVMPAGRLPGDWLIVREHAAQQAPIFAKDRGLWDQRFRIHDPSREAEAKGLSLGALGKDAKLFRSRDGLPSVILQTLPSWRQGEKLIAVPHLGIVRSDPGATICLSPAQPATGALFQPGVMGW from the coding sequence ATGGCTGCTCCTGAAGAGCAGCAATCTGCCCTGGAGAGGGGAAGTCGTGATCATGATCGGGTCACGACTTTCTTCGCGGAGGCAATGGCCCGGATTGTGCCGCCTGTATCGCAGCGGGTCGCTGTGGCGGTGTCCGGTGGATCTGACAGTCTGGCTCTCGCTCTGTTGGTAGCCAGGTGGCAGAGGTCCCACGGTGGTTCGGTTCTGGCGCTGGTGGTTGATCATGGACTCCGCCCGGAATCGGCTTTTGAAGCACAGCTCACTCTGGAGCGACTGAAAACGCAAAAAATTGAAGCCCGTTTACTCCGGCTGACCGCTCTTCGAAGGGGCAGCGCGATCGCAAGCCGAGCCAGAGCTGCCCGTTATGATGCGTTGATGGCCGCCTGCCGAAACGAAGGCATCCTTGATCTTTTGCTGGGCCATCACCGGCAGGATCAGGCGGAAACGATATGGATCAGACAACAGGCCGGCAGTGCCATAATGGGCCTGGCAGGAATGGCCCAGATCCGGGAAGCATCGGATATCCGGCTGTTGCGTCCTCTACTGGCTTTCGACAAAACGACTCTGAGGAATGTTGTACGCGATCATGGCCTGGACTGGGTAGAAGATCCGTCCAATGACTCTCCTGCCGCAGGGCGCACACAGGCTCGGGAAGTGGTGGAGCGGGATGGCTTGCAGCAGGAGCAGTTGCTGGAAATGGCCCATCGCGCAGCCATGGCCAGACGTGTGCAGGAACAGTCGATTGCGCAGGAACTCGCCTCAACTGTGTCTTTCCTGCCAGAGGGATATGCGCTGGTCAGTGGAAACACTCTGTCATTTCCCTCCCTTGCAGCTGTTCTGGGGGCAGTGAGCGGAGAAAATTACCGCCCCCGTCATGCCCGGCTGATGCCTTTTCAGAATGGCTTACGACCCATGACGTTGGAAGGTATCCGAGTGATGCCTGCGGGCCGCCTGCCGGGAGACTGGCTGATCGTCCGGGAGCATGCCGCGCAACAGGCCCCCATTTTTGCAAAAGACAGAGGGCTTTGGGATCAGCGTTTTCGTATCCACGATCCGTCGAGAGAAGCAGAAGCAAAAGGCTTATCCCTCGGTGCGCTTGGCAAGGACGCAAAGCTGTTCCGCTCACGCGATGGACTGCCCTCGGTCATTTTGCAGACACTGCCCAGCTGGCGTCAGGGAGAGAAACTGATAGCGGTGCCGCATCTTGGTATCGTGAGAAGCGATCCGGGCGCGACAATTTGTCTCAGCCCGGCGCAGCCAGCCACTGGGGCCCTGTTTCAGCCTGGTGTGATGGGCTGGTAG
- the ftsH gene encoding ATP-dependent zinc metalloprotease FtsH, whose amino-acid sequence MGNFGRNLALWVVIALLLVVLFNQFQPGGGKPPEAQIAYSDFIGEVNGGRVRSVTIQGHNVSGSMTDGKAFQTYTPDDQSLVQHLTDKGIRVVAKPEDGDVSPFLHYLLSWFPFLLLIGVWVFFMRQMQSGGGRAMGFGKSRARMLTEKQGRVTFEDVAGIDEAKGELQEIVEFLKDPQKFQRLGGKIPKGVLLVGPPGTGKTLLARAIAGEANVPFFTISGSDFVEMFVGVGASRVRDMFEQGKKNAPCIIFIDEIDAVGRHRGAGLGGGNDEREQTLNQMLVEMDGFESNEGVILIAATNRPDVLDPALLRPGRFDRQVVVPNPDVAGREKILRVHMRKVPLASDVDPKVIARGTPGFSGADLANLVNEAALLAARLSRRTVSMAEFEDAKDKVMMGAERRSMVMSDAEKRMTAYHEAGHALCGIYEPDSDPLHKVTIIPRGRALGLTMNLPEGDRLSYSKSYLLAKLVLTMGGRVAEELIFGPNQVSNGASGDIKQATDISRRMITEWGMSDKLGMIAYGDNSQEVFLGHSVTQSKNISEHTAREIEAEVKQMIDRAYARAREILTQHIDELHLLAQGLLEYETLSGEESRMVMRGEKVEKKVVDEPMPETRRSSVPTTSRPATPPPGEGFGAAPQPG is encoded by the coding sequence ATGGGTAATTTCGGCCGTAACCTGGCCTTATGGGTGGTCATCGCTCTGCTTCTGGTTGTGCTGTTCAATCAGTTCCAGCCGGGTGGCGGGAAGCCGCCGGAAGCGCAGATCGCCTACTCGGACTTCATTGGCGAGGTTAATGGCGGCCGGGTACGGAGCGTCACGATCCAGGGACATAATGTGTCCGGTTCGATGACGGACGGCAAAGCATTCCAGACCTACACCCCTGATGACCAGAGTCTGGTGCAGCATCTGACCGATAAAGGCATAAGGGTCGTGGCGAAGCCAGAGGACGGGGATGTTTCGCCGTTCCTCCATTATCTGCTGTCATGGTTTCCGTTCCTGCTGCTGATTGGCGTATGGGTCTTCTTCATGCGCCAGATGCAGTCCGGTGGCGGACGAGCCATGGGTTTCGGTAAATCCAGAGCCCGTATGCTGACTGAAAAGCAGGGTCGGGTGACGTTCGAGGACGTTGCTGGCATCGATGAAGCCAAAGGCGAATTGCAGGAAATCGTCGAATTCCTGAAAGACCCGCAGAAGTTTCAGCGTCTGGGCGGCAAGATCCCCAAGGGTGTTCTGCTGGTTGGTCCACCCGGTACTGGCAAGACGTTGCTGGCGCGCGCGATTGCGGGTGAGGCAAACGTTCCCTTCTTTACGATTTCCGGGTCCGACTTCGTGGAAATGTTTGTCGGCGTCGGCGCCAGCCGTGTGCGTGACATGTTCGAACAGGGTAAGAAAAACGCACCCTGCATTATTTTCATCGACGAGATCGATGCGGTCGGACGTCATCGTGGTGCCGGTCTCGGCGGCGGTAATGATGAGCGGGAGCAGACCCTTAACCAGATGCTGGTGGAGATGGACGGCTTCGAGTCCAATGAAGGCGTCATTCTGATCGCGGCGACTAACCGCCCTGATGTGCTGGATCCGGCGCTTCTGCGTCCGGGTCGCTTTGATCGTCAGGTGGTCGTGCCTAATCCGGACGTGGCCGGGCGGGAGAAAATCCTTCGCGTGCATATGCGCAAGGTTCCTCTGGCAAGCGATGTCGATCCCAAGGTGATCGCACGCGGCACCCCCGGTTTCTCTGGTGCTGATCTCGCCAATCTGGTGAACGAGGCTGCGTTGCTGGCGGCGCGTCTGTCCCGCCGCACTGTCTCCATGGCCGAATTCGAGGATGCCAAAGACAAGGTCATGATGGGAGCTGAACGTCGCTCCATGGTCATGTCCGATGCCGAGAAGCGCATGACGGCCTATCATGAGGCAGGCCATGCACTGTGCGGTATCTATGAGCCGGACAGTGATCCCCTGCACAAGGTCACCATTATTCCTCGTGGTCGGGCGCTTGGTCTGACCATGAACCTGCCGGAAGGCGACCGTCTGAGCTACTCCAAATCCTATTTGCTGGCGAAACTTGTGCTGACGATGGGTGGCCGTGTCGCGGAGGAACTGATTTTCGGCCCCAATCAGGTGTCCAACGGTGCTTCCGGTGACATCAAGCAGGCTACGGACATCTCCCGCCGCATGATCACGGAATGGGGCATGAGCGATAAGCTCGGGATGATTGCTTATGGTGATAACAGCCAGGAGGTCTTTTTAGGCCATTCGGTGACCCAGTCCAAGAATATCTCCGAGCATACGGCCCGTGAAATCGAGGCCGAGGTTAAACAGATGATCGACCGCGCCTATGCGCGCGCAAGGGAAATCCTGACCCAGCATATCGATGAACTTCATCTACTGGCGCAAGGTTTGCTGGAATATGAGACCCTGTCCGGTGAAGAAAGCCGCATGGTGATGCGCGGCGAGAAGGTCGAAAAGAAAGTTGTGGATGAACCGATGCCGGAAACACGCCGGTCTTCTGTTCCCACGACAAGCCGTCCGGCGACTCCACCACCCGGTGAAGGGTTTGGGGCAGCCCCTCAGCCGGGTTGA
- the folP gene encoding dihydropteroate synthase, giving the protein MTRHQEAGAHKDILAPVEPLGLLNAEAARLAVSSGAAIPFLGGPLAFSLYRQGDSVFPAATLQEPERERLTALRPHWAGFARPAIMGIINVTPDSFSDSGDRFDVGRAVADAEEMLAQGADILDIGGESTRPGSVPVPPEEEQRRILPVISALAARGAVISVDTRNASTMRKALDAGGRIFNDVSGLTHDSASLRLAAEAQCPVVLMHMRGTPATMMDGANTAYENVVEDVFYELQHLLNEAEKAGIHRDNIAIDPGIGFAKLNRHSVALLDRLPLLATLGCRLLIGVSRKGMIAALAGDRTIPPKQRMPGSVAVALHALSRGADILRVHDVAETVQAVKIWMGLEAG; this is encoded by the coding sequence ATGACGCGACATCAGGAGGCGGGGGCACACAAAGACATTCTTGCCCCCGTTGAGCCGCTTGGGTTGTTGAATGCAGAGGCAGCGCGTCTGGCTGTGTCGTCAGGCGCAGCGATTCCCTTTCTTGGGGGCCCATTGGCATTCTCTCTGTACAGGCAAGGTGATTCCGTTTTTCCTGCGGCCACGCTGCAAGAGCCGGAACGGGAAAGATTGACAGCCCTCCGTCCACACTGGGCCGGTTTTGCACGACCGGCAATTATGGGCATCATCAATGTCACGCCAGACAGTTTCAGCGATTCCGGTGACCGCTTCGATGTTGGTCGTGCCGTTGCCGATGCAGAAGAGATGCTTGCTCAGGGGGCCGATATTCTGGATATCGGGGGGGAAAGCACCCGTCCGGGCAGTGTTCCCGTGCCCCCTGAAGAAGAACAGCGGCGCATTCTGCCGGTCATCAGCGCTTTGGCAGCCAGAGGGGCGGTGATTTCTGTCGATACGCGCAATGCATCCACCATGCGGAAGGCGCTTGATGCGGGAGGGCGTATTTTCAATGATGTCTCTGGCCTGACGCATGATTCTGCTTCGCTTCGTCTTGCGGCGGAGGCCCAGTGTCCCGTGGTGCTGATGCATATGCGCGGTACACCGGCGACGATGATGGATGGTGCCAACACCGCCTATGAAAACGTGGTCGAGGATGTTTTTTACGAGTTGCAGCATCTGCTGAACGAAGCTGAAAAAGCCGGCATCCATCGTGACAATATCGCCATTGATCCAGGGATCGGCTTTGCCAAGCTGAATCGTCACAGCGTGGCCTTGCTGGATCGACTACCTTTGCTTGCCACACTGGGTTGTCGCCTGCTGATTGGTGTATCGCGTAAAGGTATGATTGCAGCACTCGCCGGAGACAGGACTATTCCTCCGAAACAGCGTATGCCCGGTTCGGTGGCAGTTGCTTTGCATGCCCTGTCGCGAGGGGCCGATATTTTGCGGGTTCATGATGTGGCCGAGACGGTGCAGGCCGTCAAAATCTGGATGGGATTGGAGGCTGGTTGA
- the glmM gene encoding phosphoglucosamine mutase, which produces MTQKRLFGTDGIRGTANTAPMTAEIALRVGQAAGLLFTRGDHRHRVIIGKDTRLSGYMIEPALTAGFIGAGMDVTLVGPLPTPAIAMLTRSLRADLGVMISASHNPYEDNGIKLFGPDGEKLSDATEMEIERLLHDDLSGQLAAPAALGRAARLEDAAGRYIESAKSTFPKSQRLDGLKIVLDCANGAAYRVAPTVLWELGATVIPLGVSPDGFNINSGCGSTAPDYLCAQVVKHGADLGIALDGDADRLLVSDERGHLVDGDQIIALIARSWSASGRLRGDGVVATVMSNLGLERFLKANGLILDRTRVGDRYVAEQMRATGRNIGGEQSGHVILSDYATTGDGLIAALQILSVLVEEGRPASETCRVFTPLPQKLKNVRYHRDNPLLHPRVKQAIADAESDLNGHGRLLIRRSGTEPLIRVMAEAEDETTVIRIVDELCDVIAASAESETQVQIR; this is translated from the coding sequence ATGACGCAGAAACGTCTCTTCGGAACCGATGGCATTCGCGGGACGGCGAATACCGCACCTATGACAGCGGAAATCGCCCTGCGGGTCGGGCAGGCCGCAGGGCTGCTGTTTACACGCGGTGACCACCGGCACCGGGTGATTATCGGCAAGGATACCAGGCTGTCAGGATATATGATCGAACCGGCGCTGACGGCTGGTTTCATTGGTGCGGGCATGGATGTTACCTTGGTCGGGCCATTGCCGACGCCGGCTATTGCGATGCTTACCCGCTCCCTGCGGGCTGATCTCGGCGTTATGATCTCGGCATCGCATAATCCTTATGAGGATAACGGTATCAAGTTGTTCGGGCCGGATGGTGAAAAACTGTCTGACGCCACTGAGATGGAAATCGAGAGGCTGCTTCATGACGATCTGTCCGGCCAGCTTGCTGCGCCTGCCGCGCTTGGCCGGGCTGCCCGTCTTGAGGATGCAGCAGGGCGTTACATCGAAAGCGCCAAGTCAACCTTTCCGAAATCACAGCGTCTGGATGGTCTGAAAATCGTGCTCGACTGTGCCAATGGGGCAGCTTATCGCGTTGCGCCGACGGTGCTGTGGGAGTTGGGAGCAACGGTGATCCCGCTGGGTGTCAGTCCGGACGGGTTCAATATCAATTCCGGCTGCGGTTCCACGGCTCCGGATTATTTATGTGCTCAGGTGGTGAAGCACGGCGCTGATCTGGGTATTGCGCTTGATGGAGATGCGGATCGTCTGCTGGTCTCTGACGAGCGCGGGCATCTGGTGGATGGTGACCAGATCATCGCATTGATTGCCAGAAGCTGGTCTGCCAGCGGTCGTTTGCGCGGTGACGGCGTTGTGGCGACGGTCATGTCCAATCTGGGACTGGAGCGCTTTCTAAAAGCAAACGGGCTGATCCTGGACCGGACCCGTGTCGGTGACCGCTACGTGGCCGAGCAGATGAGGGCAACAGGCCGCAACATCGGTGGTGAGCAGTCTGGTCATGTTATCCTGTCTGATTATGCGACCACCGGAGATGGGCTGATTGCTGCGTTACAGATCCTGTCTGTTTTGGTGGAGGAGGGAAGACCGGCCTCTGAGACGTGCCGAGTATTTACTCCTTTGCCACAGAAACTGAAAAACGTGCGCTACCATCGGGATAATCCGCTTCTTCATCCCAGAGTGAAGCAGGCGATTGCTGATGCTGAAAGTGACTTGAACGGGCACGGGAGACTGCTGATCCGACGCAGTGGAACGGAGCCGCTGATCAGGGTGATGGCGGAGGCGGAAGATGAAACCACCGTTATCCGTATCGTCGATGAGTTATGTGATGTTATTGCTGCGTCAGCAGAGTCTGAAACACAGGTGCAAATTCGATGA